The following proteins are encoded in a genomic region of Ammospiza caudacuta isolate bAmmCau1 chromosome 3, bAmmCau1.pri, whole genome shotgun sequence:
- the TAGAP gene encoding T-cell activation Rho GTPase-activating protein — translation MKVLSSCNTSKTLNAGNMESLIECQTEADAKKCLLSVPADTEDRLCLSNADGTKKRKKVISQSFTLRQSLTKRNSSGQLDLGGKIPLFGHPLAHICGEDDTLPQPVQDLLAILYMKGPSTEGIFRKTANEKARKELKEDLNKGGNVDLKSKSVHLLAVVLKDFLRNIPSKLLSADLYEKWMQALEKPSKQEKIEELKEVADKLPRPNLVLLKLLLSLLHHISQNAETNRMDSSNLAICIGPNLLSPGTDSALPLEVQKEMNDKVTVLVEFLINNCMEIFEGDIAFPACALVKESPEHIDSSTEQLCAAHQNDSAYDSPDPEAEGSPCTPEMEQAKGRSATVSRRYPTNVSAPSLTNFRNYISTMDRRYSESDLSFQNCLDDTIRKQRLNKSEDNFPVQQKLLWMEALEERLAGLPSQLSTDSLPKTSSSCSLESSDGSVFTSSPIVSPSSPKKTFLNRPQSFSTKATEDGSTPSREIKKHSMSFSFANRRKTLIKTQSWGPGKPMFFQRDSFTKKEDQFSCRIVQEGSCNDDKQLPVEYQQRPRLRSVDEVFREVDQKNPRRPPSYEEAVKNCLAAKVPSQNLTVQTLRLAASNQDVLLPYPCSHSAQDTAHMDLRDLRSARISATKDSDLETETFSITVGVNSRVNLPVTPGVYRMRAMSESCQKNKLEYVARRCSQPVFEVEQIQYAKESYV, via the exons ATGAAAGTGTTAAGCAGCTGTAATACT TCAAAGACACTCAATGCTGGGAACATGGAGAGTCTGATTGAGTGCCAGACAGAG GCTGATGCCAAGAAATGTCTTCTGTCAGTCCCAGCAGATACTGAAGACAGACTCTGCCTCTCCAACG CAGAtggaacaaagaaaagaaagaaggtgATATCGCAGTCATTTACTCTGAGACAAAGCCTTACCAAAAGAAATTCCTCAGGACAGCTAGACTTGGGTGGCAAAATCCCTCTGTTTGGCCATCCTCTGGCACATATCTGTGGGGAAGACGACACACTGCCCCAGCCAGTCCAG gatcTCCTAGCCATATTATATATGAAAGGACCTTCTACTGAAGGGATATTCAGAAAAACTGCCAATGAGAAAGCACGAAAGGAGTTGAAGGAGGACCTAAACAAAGGCGGGAATGTTGATCTGAAAAGCAAATCTGTGCACCTGCTGGCAGTGGTTTTGAAG GATTTTCTCCGAAATATTCCCTCCAAACTCCTATCAGCTGACCTCTATGAGAAATGGATGCAAGCTCTAGAGAAGCCaagcaagcaagaaaaaatTGAAGAATTGAAAGA GGTGGCTGACAAGCTGCCGAGACCAAACCTCGTCTTGCTCAAGCTCTTGCTCTCTCTGCTCCACCACATCAGCCAAAATGCTGAGACCAACAGGATGGACTCCAGCAACCTGGCCATCTGCATTGGCCCAAATCTGCTGAGCCCAGGCACGGACAGCGCGCTCCCGCTGGAAGTGCAGAAGGAGATGAACGACAAG GTGACAGTGCTGGTGGAGTTCCTCATAAACAACTGCATGGAAATATTTGAGGGGGACATTgccttccctgcctgtgccttggTTAAGGAGTCACCAGAGCACATAGACAGCTCCACAG AACAACTCTGTGCAGCTCATCAGAATGACTCTGCCTATGACAGCCCAGATCCAGAAGCAGAAGGCAGCCCCTGTACCCCTGAAATGGAGCAGGCCAAAGGGAGGAGTGCTACTGTGAGCAGAAGATATCCAACAAATGTCTCTGCCCCTTCCCTGACTAATTTCAGAAATTACATCAGCACAATGGACAGGAGGTACTCAGAGTCAGACCTGTCCTTCCAGAACTGCCTTGATGACACAATAAGGAAACAAAGGCTAAACAAAAGTGAGGACAATTTTCCAGTTCAGCAGAAACTGCTATGGATGGAGGCACTGGAGGAACGTCTTGCAGGCTTACCTTCACAATTATCAACTGACTCTCTACCCAAAACATCCTCCAGTTGCTCCCTGGAGAGCTCTGATGGCTCAGTTTTCACCAGCTCCCCCATAGTTTCGCCCTCTAGTcccaaaaaaacctttttaaataGGCCTCAGTCCTTTTCCACCAAGGCCACTGAAGACGGCAGTACACCTAGCAGAGAGATCAAAAAGCATTCCATGTCATTCTCTTTTGCAAACCGCAGGAAAACACTAATAAAAACCCAGAGCTGGGGGCCTGGAAAACCCATGTTTTTTCAGAGAGACAGTTTCACAAAGAAAGAAGATCAGTTCTCCTGTAGAATTGTCCAGGAGGGCAGCTGTAATGATGACAAGCAATTGCCTGTGGAATATCAGCAAAGGCCCCGTCTCAGGTCGGTTGATGAAGTGTTCAGAGAGGTAGACCAGAAAAACCCTAGAAGACCACCCTCTTATGAAGAGGCTGTTAAAAACTGCCTGGCTGCTAAAGTTCCCTCTCAAAATCTCACGGTTCAGACTCTGAGATTAGCAGCGTCAAACCAGGATGTTTTGCTGCCTTATCCATGCAGCCACAGTGCACAGGACACAGCACATATGGATCTGAGGGATCTACGCAGTGCCAGAATTTCTGCAACAAAGGATTCTGACCTGGAAACTGAAACCTTCAGCATCACCGTAGGAGTAAACTCCCGTGTAAATTTACCTGTGACCCCAGGAGTCTACCGGATGAGAGCCATGTCTGAGTCTTGTCAAAAGAACAAACTCGAATATGTGGCTCGGAGGTGCAGCCAGCCGGTTTTTGAGGTAGAGCAGATCCAGTATGCTAAGGAGTCCTATGTATAA